The Cottoperca gobio chromosome 22, fCotGob3.1, whole genome shotgun sequence genome contains a region encoding:
- the mgaa gene encoding MAX dimerization protein MGA a isoform X1 yields the protein MASKKQKGMVFHQEGATTPVAAPAADHPPARFIVLKPGKASEGGMEQSIRVTNEEAYMGKPNMYPSEEPMRNCGGLPAVKHPTSSKPQPENLSPDSICKGIKVVLDNNSMWNEFFRCKTEMIVTQQGSRMFPYCRFRISGLQPSKKYSLMMDIQLLDNSCYKWTGNSWQVAGKAECHGKSQPFAHPESPSMGQHWMQNPVSFYKLKLTNNVSEQGENTILHPMHRYLPQLHVVQTDNAAKDINLNGPSVVTFTFPQTEFMAVTAYQNSRLSQLKVDYNPFAKGLKEEGSSLWGLKQKLNSVKDSNKDGGTTTNEQHAVKKSLKSLLANHKPRSSKAVEAKPSGSGDLQKNSTTNEDQSAANVTGECSNSLPAQKLFSELIREAHVSLHRCNLEQMGTNNSTSHITAQTNTKTPALKSNEQDVPKKDSKSVKTQSETSPAKKCETVVTKKKVEENKDLLNSLNCKDNVSIDCSEFNNAAPEVSQNSSVESDHQRKPKAPSEVKVKQQKRPAPLPLPALALFLKQHSTKSKMAKSKLDYPAPALPSEILSDSQSSAAAPKCPPSDHSSKAIGPSKDHTSDIPKSDIQASGHTGAHLHPDEIVLNVTGQTVETSHKLSSPSCPGTNATKDPNNLRTDDFMASVSVAESTGPERRNGTPVLPNLDQPFCTLGTSISTISSTLATSSASTILSPPLDTVLPDRNSPQIPTCTESSTLPSDSPIKKSDSLLPDPECSPFGFEDMSPARSPEPLPSLPISLALELDYTTSEATPQAVSPEELHHSEASVFQWHTVLPLPKPYIDTSFTTFQPTPHILPLASVTSPVLPSQTPPHPEPQAIKISTSMAPLDATPSFQENEQPLPFPDEYSPLALQLPLSPTFSSLDGDGLSPTPSIADLVHFFSSDHDLGMGVEFSNTEALAVSCPTPCTVEANEHEPSQQVQPNPANKPCKRKKMSRQRKIADIDQEIDASTHARMQPSLEEVEEQLFISFTSKEALKLHIADSSDGTVSQPQTTPEGPLQQIADAPENVETAEGLVKITAFEKILLRDLKLLRHRQVIHPVLQEVGLKMSLLDTTLAIDLQYLGVRLPVPPPGVSLEPLAKKLPPPQGVSAAFVSRTGKTTDVTQIKGWREKFTPTEAPSTPTPTKPEAGPSSDLPKKNLSAFCSDMLDEYLESEGKLIDERADSFSQPLVEPIVYDLPARSTSYVRTLDSVLKKQTASSPTSDLISGFIPPSKRPKLSLRETKTSKKEKLKLKVPKNIKPKAEPAPGSTPALSPAESNPVPKKPAVLNPAAPPSSEHTAPITEPQKSKKDHLKVRFGPTRPVTLSSQPKQRKMLKLKPSSQTLSPHKPRTPPPGVSEDMAPVESDSELRTAVDQSTEPCRKDGMPVMTRALLRQKNLEDGVVWDGLPRTSITEERASIALTSLFTLKGFVSENPTAPIQLVRRQAPPCMNEFCRLGCICSSLSHCSRISHCGRPPCMLGCNCLKQKVVLLKNLDGSDSSPTQQGSNKKRKRRMKMAYVLKEADSVSQPAERVRTLWKREAGDSDPDPIRTPGPAPLTSPTEREDDNSSCARVRAYTEEKKRSRKQKRKDLPETCEKPMETPKDVKPKLVRLKSLKGRDLTLKDTKTKLSIPPPAGDPVQPADRPPSPPAESPPSPPAELPSKPPSKPPSKPPLKPPSKRLIIMAQCQWARQGDRNILMKKLCKAMARDKLEKPFWIKKYLICPMSQTVEESGADRCIQYKMHISRPNMEGGKPSRHGRPKIQSKQKETKKQQEPQTEVAMEVESIEDWQREVEEEDWEEEGEEEAEPLEDWQREVEEEDEEEDGEEEAEPLEDWQREVEEEDWAEEAEPLEDWQREVEEGDIEEEAGKTDHQVHDGRESNREEIISKKKKEIMVSMGLPFLTGVSPAGILSANTKQPGRTDPVIEVNGKPYPLAKIQLGKMGALHPANRLAAYLTGRVGSNRKQAASSSCPSKPPQSSGPTPPTISSASSVVSDPPPRSQPSVTTSPTDSQVSSSGAPPESLAPKASQVLMRQVSCPGTHSLPALPPNALPPNALPPNALPPGALPLGALSPSSGKWVKLQPVQTASGCHYYRTPDGKLVQLVPLSQLRSVIPNPSAQKASPAASLQTPVVPVGNQTPPRTTVPTPSSSSSSSPFSLSGFQSFSVSPLTSSLCRTPTFLSQKGKCSFKIFRPKSRREPIVVTFAKGPTKVAAAPCSFTLIQPQPPTAATPMNLISLKPSTNQGAELGVKTVAVSAAPVDPDGDHQKPATQTPAGIRPPLPPPASPRTEVTLVPPPELACKLMDLDIICVDNDTGHATTEKSGGEKQSVDVVKVEEPSSETDTSSDFGDELDSEEGTGPIINYRHLHNAMEKQRRGKLRQLFEGLSREMGLREDTSNVSTLNKAVKLIQQLRTTETDLQEKKRRLTKSRDMYLTTITPTTDINVLEAMGLLNNTDELMEDLADEESKSTNVIPVTKAEDGAQSVAMETVKESSQLNATQRRLARIMRNSQSSLSVQGDTDAFKALGSVMNSQNSPTTLKQEIHTLQSEKARLKSLKICLVEQRDAFIREIAQISGKSKQKIQRKLQHLSSKQRKVEKQERRQIAGQLSDSTDDDVITSSNLKQHAAQAPPTPVSAPPTATPAATPAQTPAQPPQSVLQALTPILVPLGVSHNASVVNDRLRTVPNILSRSKKPAEPPYFQPMFQLVGTALPGQQVLTLSQMMVGPAVLQTSPTPGVASVTLNLSSLTNQKIHITSLPHPPTDINNLLQVVQPSTTQYQMQQQPQQIQILQQHTQQQPPPSQQQQVPAGQPSSRADPTPEPCSSSSPPFTRGPSSSQCPGPSADRLAEVPAVEGPLGAEQQQQQQEEANRDDESLTSLLNEIVFLNQQTVTAATTDGVLSTGKTSSEDTAAEDGAKEQEGHAHSPWLLELDSDSEETTQSERQQAGHATKGGGGVLAPPPLLQMKVGGADKEADPASSDEEEGGGGKRDGGMAWRPMPRLVPLGLRGNPPS from the exons ATGGCTTCTAAGAAGCAGAAAGGAATGGTATTCCATCAGGAAGGGGCAACCACCCCTGTTGCGGCACCTGCCGCAGACCATCCACCTGCTCGCTTTATTGTTCTGAAACCAGGGAAGGCGAGCGAAGGCGGTATGGAACAAAGCATCCGTGTAACCAATGAAGAGGCATATATGGGTAAACCCAACATGTACCCATCAGAAGAACCCATGAGGAATTGTGGTGGACTTCCTGCTGTGAAACATCCCACTAGTTCAAAACCTCAGCCGGAAAACCTGTCACCTGATAGCATCTGCAAAGGCATCAAAGTTGTACTGGATAACAATAGCATGTGGAACGAGTTTTTCAGATGCAAAACAGAGATGATTGTGACTCAACAAGGCAGCAGGATGTTCCCTTACTGCCGCTTTCGCATCTCCGGCTTGCAGCCATCTAAGAAGTACTCTTTGATGATGGACATTCAACTTTTAGACAACAGTTGTTACAAGTGGACCGGCAACAGCTGGCAAGTTGCTGGAAAGGCAGAGTGTCATGGTAAGAGTCAACCATTCGCTCATCCAGAGTCTCCATCAATGGGACAACACTGGATGCAAAATCCAGTGTCCTTTTACAAACTGAAGCTCACAAATAACGTCTCAGAACAAGGGGAGAACACCATTCTGCATCCAATGCACCGCTACTTGCCACAACTGCACGTGGTCCAAACTGACAACGCTGCTAAAGACATAAATCTAAATGGTCCCAGTGTTGTCACATTCACTTTCCCCCAGACTGAGTTCATGGCAGTCACTGCTTACCAGAATTCAAGGCTTTCTCAGCTTAAAGTCGACTACAATCCATTTGCTAAAGGACTGAAGGAGGAGGGCTCCAGTTTGTGGGGCCTAAAGCAGAAATTGAACTCTGTTAAAGACTCGAACAAAGATGGAGGCACAACAACCAACGAGCAACATGCTGTGAAGAAGAGCTTGAAGTCTTTGCTCGCTAACCATAAACCTAGAAGCTCAAAAGCAGTGGAGGCAAAGCCTTCGGGTTCAGGTGACCTCCAGAAGAATTCCACTACAAACGAAGATCAATCGGCTGCAAATGTCACCGGGGAATG CAGCAATTCACTTCCAGCTCAGAAGTTATTTTCAGAACTTATTCGGGAGGCTCATGTTTCACTGCATAGATGCAACCTGGAGCAGATGGGCACCAATAACAGCACCTCTCACATAACTGCACAAACCAACACTAAAACCCCAGCTTTGAAAAGCAATGAACAAGATGTTCCCAAAAAGGACAGTAAATCTGTCAAAACACAAAGCGAAACATCACCGGCAAAGAAATGTGAAACGGTTGTAACAAAGAAGAAAGTTGAGGAGAATAAGGACCTTTTGAATTCATTGAACTGCAAAGACAATGTAAGTATTGATTGTTCTGAGTTCAATAATGCTGCTCCAGAAGTGTCCCAGAACTCCTCTGTGGAATCAGACCACCAACGTAAGCCCAAAGCTCCatcagaagtaaaagtaaagcAGCAAAAACGACCAGCGCCTCTGCCTCTGCCAGCTCTCGCTCTTTTTTTGAAACAGCATTCGACAAAATCTAAAATGGCCAAGAGCAAGCTGGACTATCCTGCCCCAGCACTCCCATCTGAGATTCTGTCTGATTCACAGAGTTCTGCTGCAGCTCCTAAATGTCCACCTTCTGATCACTCCAGCAAAGCAATTGGTCCCTCGAAGGACCACACCAGTGATATCCCAAAATCCGACATCCAGGCCTCCGGACATACTGGTGCACATCTTCATCCAgatgaaatagttttaaatgttactGGACAAACAGTTGAAACCTCCCATAAGCTTTCCAGTCCATCATGTCCAGGTACTAATGCTACTAAAGATCCAAACAACCTAAGAACTGATGATTTCATGGCTTCTGTTTCAGTTGCTGAAAGCACAGGCCCAGAGAGACGAAATGGTACACCAGTGTTACCCAACTTAGATCAGCCATTTTGTACCCTTGGGACATCTATATCCACCATTTCCTCAACTCTTGCTACCTCTTCTGCTTCTACCATTTTGTCACCACCCCTTGACACAGTGTTACCTGACCGGAACTCACCACAAATACCAACTTGCACTGAGTCTTCCACACTACCTTCAGACTCGCCAATTAAGAAGTCTGATTCTTTGCTACCTGATCCTGAGTGTTCTCCATTTGGTTTCGAAGATATGTCACCTGCAAGGTCTCCAGAACCTTTACCTTCCCTGCCCATCTCGTTAGCTTTAGAACTTGACTACACTACTTCTGAGGCAACTCCCCAAGCAGTATCTCCTGAAGAGTTGCATCACAGCGAAGCATCTGTGTTTCAATGGCATACAGTGTTACCTTTACCTAAGCCGTACATAGACACTTCATTCACAACATTTCAGCCCACACCACACATTCTTCCTTTAGCATCTGTTACATCACCTGTGTTGCCTTCCCAAACTCCCCCCCACCCTGAACCACAGGCTATTAAGATCTCCACATCCATGGCTCCCCTTGATGCCACTCCATCATTTCAAGAAAACGAACAGCCGCTGCCCTTCCCTGACGAATATTCCCCCCTCGCGCTTCAGTTGCCGCTGTCTCCAACCTTTTCTTCATTAGATGGAGACGGATTGTCACCTACGCCTTCAATTGCCGACCTTGTGCACTTTTTCTCCAGCGATCATGACCTTGGGATGGGGGTAGAGTTTTCAAACACAGAGGCATTGGCTGTTTCCTGCCCAACTCCATGTACAGTAGAAGCAAATGAACATGAGCCTTCTCAGCAGGTGCAACCAAACCCAGCCAACAAACCCTGCAAGCGCAAAAAGATGTCCCGGCAGCGAAAGATTGCGGATATAGATCAGGAGATAGATGCCTCCACGCACGCTAGAATGCAGCCCAGcctggaggaagtggaggagcagttatttatctcatttacatcaaag GAGGCCCTCAAACTTCACATTGCGGACTCCTCTGATGGAACGGTCTCACAGCCTCAGACGACACCTGAAGGTCCCCTGCAACAAATTGCTGACGCACCTGAGAACG tagagacagcagagggtTTGGTGAAGATCACTGCCTTTGAGAAGATTCTTCTGAGAGACTTAAAGCtgctgagacacagacaggtgatCCACCCTGTGCTGCAGGAAG TTGGTCTGAAGATGAGCCTGCTGGATACGACTCTGGCCATAGACCTTCAGTACCTGGGAGTCCGTCTGCCTGTCCCTCCTCCTGGAGTCTCTCTGGAGCCGCTGGCCAAGAAGCTGCCACCACCTCAAG GTGTTTCTGCAGCGTTTGTGTCCAgaacaggaaaaacaacagaTGTGACTCAGATTAAAGGTTGGCGAGAGAAATTCACTCCAACAGAGGCTCCGTCCACTCCGACACCAACCAAACCTGAAG CTGGTCCCAGTTCAGATCTGCCAAAGAAGAACCTGTCTGCGTTCTGCAGCGATATGTTGGACGAGTATCTGGAGAGTGAAGGGAAGCTGATCGATGAGCGAGCCGACAGCTTCTCTCAGCCTCTAGTGGAGCCGATCGTGTACGATCTGCCAGCGAGGAGCACCAGTTACGTCCGAACCCTTGACAGCGTCCTGAAGAAACAGACCGCCAGCTCCCCCACCTCAGACCTCATTTCTGGATTCATCCCCCCCTCCAAGAGACCCAAACTCTCCCTCAGAGAGACCAAAACATCCAAGAAAGAAAAGCTGAAACTGAAAGTTCCAAAAAACATTAAACCCAAAGCAGAACCAGCTCCAGGTTCAACACCTGCACTCAGTCCAGCTGAATCAAACCCGGTCCCTAAAAAACCTGCAGTCCTGAACCCAGCAGCCCCCCCTTCATCAGAGCACACAGCACCCATCACTGAACCTCAAAAATCAAAGAAAGACCACCTGAAAGTCCGATTCGGCCCCACACGACCAGTCACTTTATCTTCTCAACCCAAGCAGAGGAAGATGCTCAAACTCAAGCCCTCGTCCCAGACCCTCAGCCCACACAAGCCCAGGACCCCGCCGCCTGGCGTCTCAGAGGACATGGCCCCGGTGGAGTCGGACTCTGAGCTGAGGACTGCCGTGGATCAAAGCACTGAACCCTGCAGGAAGGACGGCATGCCCGTGATGACCcgagctctgctcagacagaagAACCTGGAAGATGGCGTGGTGTGGGACGGCCTACCCCGGACCAGCATCACTGAGGAGAGGGCCTCCATCGCATTGACGTCACTCTTCACACTAAAG GGTTTCGTCAGTGAGAACCCCACCGCCCCCATCCAGCTGGTCCGGAGACAAGCTCCTCCCTGCATGAATGAGTTCTGCAGGCTGGGCTGCATCTGCTCCAGCCTCTCTCACTGCTCCAGGATCAGCCACTGCGGCCGGCCTCCCTGCATGCTGGGCTGCAACTGCCTCAAACAGAAGGTGGTCCTCCTCAAGAACCTGGATGGCTCCGACTCCAGCCCCACCCAACAAGGAAGcaacaagaagaggaagaggaggatgaagatggCCTACG TCCTGAAGGAGGCGGACAGCGTTTCCCAGCCTGCCGAGCGGGTCCGTACACTGTGGAAGAGGGAGGCTGGCGACTCGGATCCAGACCCAATCCGCACCCCTGGACCAGCACCTCTGACCAGCCCCACT gagagagaagatgacaACAGCAGCTGTGCCAGAGTCAGAGCTTACAccgaggagaagaagaggagcaggaaacagaagaggaaggaTCTGCCGGAGACTTGTGAAAAGCCAATG GAGACGCCTAAAGATGTAAAGCCTAAACTAGTTCGGCTGAAATCTTTGAAAGGGAGAGACTTGACACTGAAGGACACAAAGACCAAACTCTCCATTCCTCCACCAG caGGTGATCCAGTTCAGCCGGCCGACCGGCCCCCAAGTCCTCCGGCTGAGTCGCCCCCAAGTCCTCCAGCTGAGCTGCCGTCGAAGCCGCCGTCGAAGCCGCCGTCGAAGCCGCCGTTGAAGCCGCCGTCGAAGCGCCTCATCATCATGGCGCAGTGTCAGTGGGCGAGGCAGGGCGACCGTAACATCTTGATGAAGAAGCTGTGCAAAGCCATGGCTCGGGACAAACTGGAAAAACCTTTCTGGATCAAAAAGTATCTCATCTGTCCGATGAGTCAGACTGTGGAGGAGAGCGGCGCAGACCGCTGCATCCAGTACAAGATGCACATCTCCAGACCCAATATGGAGGGGGGGAAACCATCGAGACACGGGAGACCAAAAATACAGAGCAAGCAGAAGGAGACGAAAAAACAGCAG GAACCCCAGACAGAGGTGGCCATGGAGGTGGAGTCTATTGAAGATTGGCAgcgagaggtggaggaggaagactgggaggaagagggggaggaagaggcgGAGCCACTTGAAGATTGGCAGCGAGAGGtggaagaggaagacgaggaggaagacgGGGAGGAAGAGGCGGAGCCACTTGAAGATTGGCAgcgagaggtggaggaggaagactgGGCGGAAGAGGCGGAGCCACTTGAAGATTGGCAGCGAGAGGTGGAGGAAGGTGACATTGAGGAGGAGGCGGGAAAAACAGATCACCAAGTGCATGAtgggagagagagcaacagagaggaaattatatcaaagaagaagaaagagataaTGGTCAGTATGGGTCTGCCGTTCCTGACAGGAGTCTCCCCCGCCGGCATCCTCTCAGCCAATACGAAGCAGCCGGGAAGAACAGATCCCGTGATTGAG GTTAATGGGAAACCCTATCCTCTGGCGAAGATCCAGTTGGGGAAGATGGGAGCGCTCCATCCCGCCAACCGGCTGGCAGCGTATCTCACAGGCCGGGTGGGGTCCAACAGGAAGCaagcagcttcttcttcatgcCCCTCTAAACCTCCTCAGAGTTCAGGACCGACCCCCCCGACCATCTCCTCGGCTTCCTCTGTGGTGTCCGACCCCCCGCCCAGATCTCAGCCGTCAGTCACAACTTCACCCACAG ACTCTCAGGTGAGCAGCTCTGGGGCTCCACCTGAGAGTCTGGCTCCTAAAGCCTCTCAGGTGCTGATGCGTCAGGTCTCTTGTCCTGGGACGCATTCTCTACCAGCTCTGCCCCCCAACGCTCTGCCCCCCAACGCTCTGCCCCCCAACGCTCTGCCCCCCGGCGCTCTGCCCCTCGGCGCTCTGTCCCCCTCCTCCGGGAAGTGGGTGAAGCTGCAGCCGGTCCAGACAGCGTCCGGCTGCCACTACTACCGCACACCAGACGGTAAACTGGTCCAACTGGTTCCCCTGAGCCAGCTGAGATCAGTCATCCCGAACCCGTCTGCTCAGAAAG CGTCCCCTGCTGCGTCCCTTCAGACTCCAGTCGTCCCCGTTGGTAACCAAACACCACCTCGGACCACAGtacccaccccctcctcctcctcttcttcctcccccttcTCGCTGTCCGGCTTCCAATCATTCTCCGTGTcccccctcacctcctctctctgccgAACCCCCACCTTTCTGTCTCAGAAGGGGAAATGCTCCTTTAAAATCTTCCGCCCTAAGTCTAGGAGGGAACCCATCGTCGTCACCTTTGCTAAAGGTCCCACCAAGGTGGCGGCAGCACCCTGCTCCTTCACCCTCATCCAACCTCAACCCCCCACTGCCGCGACCCCGATGAACCTCATCTCCCTCAAACCCTCTACGAACCAGGGGGCCGAGCTCGGGGTCAAAACGGTGGCGGTGTCTGCGGCACCGGTGGATCCTGATGGAGACCATCAGAAACCTGCCACCCAGACGCCTGCAGGGATCAGAcccccacttcctcctccagcaTCGCCAAGGACAGAGGTCACACTTGTCCCCCCACCGGAGCTGGCCTGCAAACTGATGGACCTGGACATCATCTGTGTGGACAACGACACGGGGCACGCTACCACGGAGAAGTCGGGCGGGGAGAAGCAGTCCGTGGATGTAGTGAAGGTGGAGGAGCCGAGCAGCGAGACGGATACCTCGTCAGACTTTGGCGACGAGTTGGACAGCGAAGAAGGGACGGGGCCGATTATCAACTAC CGTCACCTGCACAACGCGATGGAGAAGCAGCGTCGGGGGAAGTTGCGGCAGCTGTTTGAAGGTCTGAGTAGAGAAATGGGACTGAGGGAAGATACTTCAAATGTCTCCACACTGAATAAG GCGGTGAAGTTGATCCAGCAGCTGAGGACAACCGAGACTGATCtacaggagaagaagaggaggctgACGAAGAGCAGGGACATGTACCTCACCACCATCACTCCAACAACAG ACATCAATGTGCTGGAGGCGATGGGTCTGTTGAACAACACGGACGAGCTGATGGAAGACTTGGCGGACGAGGAGAGCAAGTCGACCAACGTCATCCCCGTCACTAAA gcggAGGATGGCGCTCAGagtgttgccatggagacgGTGAAGGAGAGCAGTCAGCTGAACGCGACTCAGAGGCGGCTGGCGAGGATCATGAGGAACTCGCA AAGCAGTTTGAGCGTTCAGGGCGACACAGACGCCTTCAAAGCTCTCGGTTCAGTCATGAACTCCCAAAACTCTCCAACGACACTCAAGCAG GAGATCCACACGCTGCAGAGTGAGAAGGCGAGACTGAAGAGTCTGAAGATCTGTCTGGTTGAGCAGAGAGACGCCTTCATCAGAGAGATCGCCCAGATATCAG GTAAAAGTAAGCAGAAAATCCAGAGGAAGCTGCAGCACCTGTCGTCCAAACAGAGGAAGGTGGAGAAGCAGGAGCGCCGTCAAATAGCCGGTCAGCTGTCAGACTCGACTGATGACGACGTCATCACATCCTCTAACCTGAAGCAGCATGCTGCACAAGCTCCTCCTACTCCTGTGTCTGCCCCGCCCACCGCCACACCTGCAGCCACACCTGCCCAAACACCTGCCCAGCCGCCTCAGAGTGTCCTGCAGGCTTTGACGCCCATCCTGGTTCCTCTTGGTGTATCCCACAATGCATCAGTGGTGAATGACAGGCTGAGGACGGTTCCCAACATCCTGTCTCGCAGTAAGAAACCAGCGGAGCCACCATACTTTCAGCCTATGTTCCAGTTGGTAGGTACTGCGTTGCCGGGGCAACAGGTCCTGACCCTGAGCCAGATGATGGTGGGACCGGCGGTGCTGCAGACGTCTCCTACGCCAG GCGTGGCTTCAGTCACCCTCAACCTTTCCAGTCTGACCAATCAGAAGATCCATATCACCTCACTGCCCCACCCCCCAACTG ACATAAACAACCTGCTGCAGGTGGTTCAACCATCAACTACACAATACCAAATGCAACAACAGccacaacaaatacaaattctacaacaacacacacaacaacaaccaccaccttcccagcagcagcaggtcccAGCAGGTCAGCCTTCATCTCGAGCGGATCCCACACCTGAGCCCTGCTCCTCATCGTCCCCACCCTTCACTCGGGGCCCGTCGTCCTCTCAGTGCCCAGGTCCAAGTGCTGATCGTTTGGCTGAGGTCCCAGCGGTGGAGGGGCCTCTGGGggcggagcagcagcagcagcagcaggaggaggcgaACCGAGACGACGAGAGTCTGACCTCCCTCCTCAATGAGATCGTCTTCCTCAACCAGCAGACAGTCACCGCAGCCACGACAGACGGCGTCCTGTCAACGGGAAAAACATCCTCTGAGGACACGGCAGCAGAGGACGGCGCCAAGGAGCAGGAGGGACACGCTCACAGCCCCTGGCTCCTGGAGCTAGACTCAGACTCTGAGGAGACGACACAAAGCGAACGACAGCAGGCTGGACATGCCACTAAAGGGGGAGGGGGCGTCCTGGCTCCACCCCCTCTGCTACAGATGAAGGTGGGTGGGGCCGACAAGGAGGCGGACCCCGCCAGCAGTgatgaggaagaaggaggaggagggaagagagatggCGGCATGGCCTGGAGGCCGATGCCAAGACTGGTTCCTCTGGGGCTGAGAGGAAACCCCCCCAGCTGA